One window from the genome of Bacillota bacterium encodes:
- a CDS encoding TIGR04076 family protein: MYDLRVIVDEVRGFCDLPMQVGDYFDVSGGRITIPPGKFMCMWALQSMMPMLPVKQRRIADENDWLSSTVRVCCPDPNGMVIFRIERVGEPALAPGPRPRMLVRSDICAGCRACELVCSFIHERKFSDSLARIRVAKIEEDGVDRPDVCRQCGAARCVDACPAGALGREGGTGAITVDQDKCTGCRSCADACPFDAIFFHPEKAGPLICDLCGGDPQCVKRCPTGAIRFGLAGTPTTGGAGGR, from the coding sequence ATGTACGATCTCCGGGTAATAGTTGATGAAGTCCGCGGGTTCTGCGACCTTCCTATGCAGGTCGGCGACTACTTTGATGTCAGTGGCGGGCGCATCACGATCCCTCCAGGCAAGTTCATGTGCATGTGGGCTCTTCAAAGCATGATGCCGATGCTGCCTGTCAAGCAGCGAAGAATCGCGGACGAGAATGATTGGCTCAGCAGCACGGTGAGAGTCTGCTGCCCAGATCCCAACGGCATGGTCATCTTCCGGATCGAGAGGGTCGGAGAGCCAGCTCTTGCCCCGGGGCCTAGGCCCAGGATGCTTGTTCGCAGCGATATCTGTGCAGGCTGCCGTGCATGTGAGCTCGTTTGTAGCTTCATACACGAGCGGAAGTTCAGCGACTCTCTTGCCAGAATCCGCGTTGCCAAGATCGAGGAGGACGGCGTGGACCGGCCGGACGTGTGCAGGCAGTGCGGGGCCGCGAGGTGTGTGGACGCCTGCCCTGCTGGGGCTCTCGGCCGCGAGGGCGGGACCGGGGCAATAACTGTAGACCAGGACAAGTGCACCGGGTGTCGCAGCTGTGCCGACGCCTGTCCATTTGACGCCATATTCTTCCACCCGGAAAAGGCGGGGCCTCTCATCTGCGACCTTTGCGGTGGCGACCCCCAATGCGTCAAGCGATGTCCCACAGGGGCCATCCGCTTCGGGCTGGCTGGTACGCCGACGACAGGAGGTGCGGGAGGAAGGTGA
- a CDS encoding ATP-binding cassette domain-containing protein, with product MSSETVFGRRPIWTVPFARAVCLASAFLAALPLVTGNYYYIRTGGTVGLYLMLATGLSVVAGQAGLLDLGYAGFYGIGAYVYALLASPQFGLHTAFPLAAVASCLAAAAVAVAVSLPTLRVRGDYLAMVTLAFGQIVRILLNNLDRPVNITNGPNGIVGVDPPRIAGVGTASIEVTYIIIWISAALTVAVVSRLVGSRVGRAWNAVREDETAAACMGVDVAKYRIAAFATGAAIAGTAGALFASWQGAVFPQNFTMAETVSLYCMIILGGVRNLPGILVGVVALVVIPELLRGLTVYRMLIYGVTLVFLAVFRQQGLPAGKALARAGPRTRGAEGVGQTGRAEVTERDCTRLVQILKTSSPGGHWSLAGSQTVLEVKNLSCQFGGLRAVAGVSFTVNEGEVVGIIGPNGAGKTTVFNLITGLIRPSAGDIRIRGRSVVGLPPHEIASLGVVRTFQNIRLYDTQDILENVLAGRHLKDRTSVVGVILKTRACRAAEKAGVEAVRDILRTLGLSGREADPVRELTYADRRKVELARLLATGCRIVLLDEPAAVMTPDEMEDIAHIIEGLRHQGYTVLIIEHHMEVIARSCDRVVVLDHGEKIAEGTPEDVAANPSVIEAYLGTPKTVGLRARADTGQGGHAAPILEVSNVNVSYGTADVLKDLSLAVGRGEIVAVLGGNAAGKSTVLKTILGRLRPRSGEIRFQGARIDGMPTSDIVRAGIGLVPEGRRIFPHLTVMENLETALHAVRDRRAARHAVERVLDLYPALAGRRDQLAGTLSGGEQQALAICRALVTGPRLLCMDEPSMGLSPIMVDKVMQTVVDINRAGTTVLLVEQNARAALAIADRVYVLRSGRVAASGPAWDFMSDDQLVEAYLG from the coding sequence ATGTCTTCTGAGACTGTGTTCGGGCGTCGGCCCATCTGGACGGTTCCTTTCGCTAGGGCCGTCTGCTTGGCCTCGGCCTTCCTCGCGGCTCTGCCGCTTGTCACGGGCAACTACTACTACATCCGGACAGGGGGAACCGTGGGCCTCTACTTGATGCTGGCCACCGGCCTCAGCGTCGTGGCAGGGCAGGCTGGCCTTCTGGACCTGGGATACGCCGGGTTCTACGGGATCGGCGCTTACGTGTACGCCCTACTTGCGTCCCCTCAGTTCGGGCTCCACACCGCATTCCCGCTGGCGGCTGTGGCATCGTGCCTTGCGGCCGCGGCCGTGGCAGTAGCCGTCAGCCTCCCCACCTTGCGGGTTCGCGGCGACTACCTGGCGATGGTGACTCTCGCGTTCGGGCAAATAGTCCGGATCCTGCTGAACAACCTCGACCGCCCGGTGAACATCACCAATGGACCCAACGGTATCGTCGGAGTAGATCCCCCGCGGATTGCAGGGGTTGGAACGGCATCGATCGAGGTGACCTACATCATCATCTGGATCTCGGCCGCGTTGACCGTAGCCGTTGTCAGCCGCCTCGTGGGGTCCAGGGTAGGACGCGCGTGGAATGCCGTCAGGGAAGATGAGACTGCTGCAGCTTGCATGGGAGTGGATGTTGCGAAGTATCGGATCGCCGCTTTCGCCACGGGCGCGGCAATCGCGGGCACAGCCGGGGCCCTCTTCGCGTCATGGCAAGGGGCAGTGTTCCCGCAGAACTTCACCATGGCCGAAACGGTCTCACTCTACTGCATGATCATCCTGGGAGGGGTGAGGAATCTCCCGGGCATCCTGGTGGGGGTGGTAGCACTCGTTGTCATTCCCGAGCTTCTCAGGGGCCTCACCGTGTACCGGATGCTGATCTACGGCGTGACTCTCGTGTTCCTGGCGGTCTTTCGCCAGCAGGGACTCCCGGCCGGGAAAGCTCTCGCACGCGCGGGACCACGGACCCGGGGGGCCGAGGGAGTCGGACAGACCGGGCGAGCTGAGGTAACCGAACGTGACTGCACACGGCTGGTGCAGATCTTGAAGACCTCTTCTCCCGGTGGGCATTGGAGTCTCGCCGGATCTCAAACCGTCCTCGAAGTGAAGAACCTGTCCTGCCAGTTCGGGGGCCTCCGGGCGGTGGCGGGCGTGAGTTTCACGGTGAACGAGGGAGAGGTTGTGGGGATCATAGGGCCGAACGGGGCGGGGAAGACCACTGTGTTCAACCTCATCACCGGGCTGATACGTCCGTCCGCGGGCGACATCAGGATCCGCGGCAGAAGCGTAGTGGGGTTGCCGCCTCACGAGATTGCCTCACTCGGAGTGGTCCGTACGTTCCAGAACATAAGGCTGTACGATACCCAGGATATTCTTGAAAACGTACTCGCCGGGCGGCACCTGAAGGACAGGACCAGTGTAGTGGGTGTGATACTGAAGACCAGGGCATGCAGGGCTGCAGAGAAGGCCGGAGTCGAGGCCGTCCGAGACATACTGCGCACACTGGGACTCTCGGGACGCGAGGCCGACCCGGTCCGGGAGTTGACATACGCAGACCGGCGGAAGGTGGAACTTGCCCGTCTTCTGGCCACAGGCTGCCGGATCGTGCTGCTGGACGAACCCGCGGCCGTCATGACCCCGGATGAGATGGAGGACATAGCGCACATCATCGAGGGTCTGCGGCATCAGGGTTATACTGTGCTGATTATCGAGCACCACATGGAGGTAATTGCGAGGTCCTGCGACCGGGTGGTAGTGTTGGACCACGGGGAGAAGATCGCGGAAGGCACGCCCGAGGATGTCGCCGCGAATCCATCGGTGATCGAAGCCTACCTCGGCACTCCGAAGACGGTGGGACTCCGTGCCCGCGCGGACACTGGGCAAGGCGGGCATGCCGCACCGATCCTCGAGGTGAGCAACGTGAATGTGTCCTACGGCACCGCCGATGTCCTGAAGGACTTGAGCCTCGCTGTCGGCCGTGGCGAAATAGTCGCGGTACTTGGCGGCAACGCGGCGGGGAAGTCTACCGTGCTCAAGACCATCCTGGGCAGGCTACGGCCGAGGTCTGGCGAGATTCGTTTTCAGGGTGCAAGGATCGACGGAATGCCCACATCCGACATAGTCAGGGCCGGCATCGGGCTGGTGCCGGAAGGCCGGAGGATCTTCCCGCATCTCACGGTTATGGAGAACCTGGAGACGGCCCTCCACGCCGTGCGGGACCGCAGGGCGGCCCGCCATGCCGTGGAACGTGTGCTCGATCTGTACCCGGCCCTCGCGGGACGCCGTGATCAACTCGCTGGAACGCTGTCAGGAGGGGAGCAGCAGGCCCTGGCGATCTGCCGAGCTCTTGTGACAGGTCCACGCCTCTTGTGCATGGATGAACCCTCCATGGGCCTCTCCCCGATAATGGTCGATAAGGTCATGCAGACGGTGGTGGATATCAACCGTGCGGGGACTACAGTCCTTCTGGTGGAACAGAATGCCCGTGCCGCGCTGGCCATTGCGGATCG
- a CDS encoding aldehyde ferredoxin oxidoreductase family protein, giving the protein MSDFTGYAGNVLRVDLTTGQIGIEPLDWEQCHKYLGGRGLNVARLAAEIDLDVEPESPENPLIVGVGPLNGTLFPGAARVNFTSKSPLTGILGDSNAGGFFGPELKYAGFDQVVITGQADQLSYLLIQDGEAIVFRAPDLAGLDVWETQKLLAARHDRRAQVASVGPAAERGVKFSGIFCNLARPAARTGMGAVMASKNLKAIVARGTRPVEVADPEEFLRLVRMIDARILTHQQYPVRVAYGTTRLVSALNAAGCLATRHFQTGRFEDASAVSGERLAQRFRVKGKACHSCTIPCSRFFEIKSGRFAGLRSEGPEFEGLAAFTSRVGVNDLEAGLAMVDICNRQGMDVISTAECVSFAMECFERGLLSSGEVDSLDLRWGNAEAVMALVQKIARREGFGDVLADGVREAAKRIGRGTGDLAMHVKGLELFMADPRGLKGYALGNAVASRGGDHLRSEPSFEFSQDTEAGKRLFGSEKAGFRLEHEGKGRVVKHYEEVCALADSLNACKNTITNMEVLPFDDAARIVNAAAGTELDGADVQRICERIVLLERCFIVALGITRADDTLPRRFLEEPMPEGCGDTSGSTVELSGMLDEYYAARGLDIDTGVPTRDTLGRVGLEEWGDILAQRGVCAKREGTR; this is encoded by the coding sequence GTGAGTGACTTCACGGGATACGCCGGAAACGTCCTCCGCGTGGACCTTACGACCGGACAGATTGGCATTGAACCTCTCGACTGGGAGCAGTGCCATAAGTACCTCGGCGGCCGCGGTCTCAACGTCGCGAGGCTGGCTGCGGAGATTGACTTGGATGTTGAGCCCGAGAGCCCGGAGAATCCACTCATAGTTGGTGTCGGCCCCCTGAACGGCACCCTCTTCCCCGGGGCCGCGAGGGTGAACTTCACGTCAAAGTCTCCGCTCACGGGTATTTTGGGGGATTCAAACGCGGGTGGGTTCTTCGGCCCAGAACTCAAGTACGCAGGTTTCGACCAGGTTGTCATAACCGGGCAGGCGGATCAGCTGTCGTACCTTCTCATTCAGGATGGCGAGGCCATTGTTTTCCGCGCCCCCGACCTTGCTGGCCTCGATGTCTGGGAGACCCAGAAGCTACTCGCCGCCCGGCACGATCGCAGGGCCCAAGTGGCGTCGGTCGGTCCCGCGGCTGAGAGGGGAGTCAAGTTCTCGGGTATCTTCTGCAACCTCGCACGCCCGGCCGCCAGGACCGGGATGGGAGCGGTAATGGCATCGAAGAACCTCAAGGCTATCGTGGCCCGCGGAACCAGGCCCGTTGAGGTAGCGGACCCGGAAGAGTTCCTTAGATTAGTGAGGATGATCGATGCCCGGATCCTCACCCACCAGCAGTACCCCGTTAGGGTGGCATACGGGACCACCCGACTCGTCTCTGCGCTCAACGCTGCGGGCTGCCTGGCTACCCGGCACTTCCAGACGGGGAGATTCGAAGATGCCTCGGCCGTGAGCGGAGAGAGACTCGCCCAGAGGTTCAGAGTCAAGGGCAAGGCGTGCCACTCCTGCACCATCCCGTGCAGCAGGTTCTTCGAGATCAAATCAGGGCGGTTCGCGGGCCTCAGGAGCGAAGGCCCCGAGTTCGAGGGCCTGGCTGCCTTCACGTCCAGAGTCGGGGTGAATGACCTGGAGGCAGGGCTTGCGATGGTGGACATCTGCAACAGACAGGGAATGGACGTCATCTCCACCGCAGAGTGTGTCTCCTTTGCGATGGAGTGCTTTGAGCGTGGCCTTCTGTCCAGCGGGGAGGTTGACTCCCTCGACCTCAGGTGGGGAAATGCCGAGGCCGTGATGGCCCTGGTCCAGAAGATAGCCAGGCGTGAGGGGTTCGGGGACGTTCTGGCGGACGGGGTCAGGGAAGCGGCGAAGCGGATAGGCAGAGGCACCGGGGACCTCGCCATGCATGTCAAAGGGCTTGAGCTGTTCATGGCTGATCCCAGAGGTCTCAAGGGCTATGCTCTGGGCAACGCGGTTGCGAGCCGGGGCGGCGATCACCTTCGGTCCGAGCCATCCTTCGAGTTCTCGCAGGATACCGAGGCGGGAAAGCGCCTGTTCGGGTCGGAGAAGGCCGGGTTCAGGCTCGAGCATGAGGGAAAGGGCCGGGTCGTCAAGCACTACGAGGAGGTGTGTGCGCTTGCGGACTCTCTCAATGCCTGCAAGAACACTATTACAAACATGGAAGTCCTGCCGTTTGACGACGCCGCGCGGATCGTGAACGCCGCTGCTGGCACTGAGCTCGATGGGGCTGACGTTCAGAGGATATGTGAGCGCATCGTCCTCCTGGAACGGTGCTTCATCGTCGCCCTGGGGATCACCCGTGCAGACGACACATTGCCACGCAGGTTCCTCGAGGAACCCATGCCTGAGGGCTGTGGGGATACGTCCGGCAGCACAGTGGAGCTTTCGGGGATGTTAGATGAGTATTATGCCGCACGTGGGTTGGACATCGACACCGGAGTCCCAACCCGTGATACGCTGGGCCGAGTGGGGCTCGAGGAATGGGGGGATATCCTGGCGCAACGGGGAGTGTGCGCGAAACGCGAAGGCACTAGATAG
- a CDS encoding branched-chain amino acid ABC transporter substrate-binding protein — protein MRNRHVMWSLILAALISLIPVGVSGQQRMAPVKIGAAGPFTGDLSKIGLDSLNAIYMAVDEANAEGGVRGRKIEVVVADDSGDPAKAVIVAERLAMDRNVMGVIGPMNSSAVKAALPIYQRVSLVLISQSATNPALTEMGYRVMHRICPRDDAQGPAAAKFIVEVAGARNVYIIDDKSTYGQGLADQVEATLRAAGVTTARGQIAPEDRDFSPILTRVKAAKPDLLYLALPSPSQAAALIKQATGLGLSPKLMGGDGLKERDQLIAGAGGSAQGMWVTAIGRDIKEVPEAREFITRFEGKHGAMSIFSGQSYEATKILIEAMRKAAGDDPAGLSRQKVLEAVHSTRDYRGILGFPVSFDSKGDVVGASIYVFQVQKDDFVQVREYPVETK, from the coding sequence GTGAGAAACAGACACGTCATGTGGAGCCTGATCCTCGCGGCGTTGATATCTCTCATTCCGGTCGGGGTATCTGGCCAGCAGAGGATGGCTCCGGTGAAGATCGGGGCCGCAGGCCCTTTTACCGGAGACCTCTCCAAGATCGGCCTGGATTCCCTGAACGCCATCTACATGGCGGTTGATGAAGCGAATGCTGAAGGCGGTGTCCGGGGCCGCAAGATCGAGGTTGTGGTGGCAGATGACTCGGGAGACCCTGCCAAGGCGGTGATAGTGGCGGAGAGACTCGCCATGGACAGGAACGTCATGGGGGTGATAGGCCCTATGAACAGCTCGGCAGTGAAGGCGGCGCTTCCCATCTACCAGAGGGTGAGCCTAGTCCTCATAAGCCAGTCCGCGACGAATCCCGCTCTGACTGAGATGGGTTACCGGGTTATGCACCGAATCTGCCCGAGAGACGACGCTCAAGGGCCCGCGGCGGCGAAGTTCATTGTTGAGGTGGCCGGCGCGCGGAACGTGTACATCATCGATGACAAGAGCACCTACGGCCAGGGTCTCGCGGATCAAGTCGAGGCCACGCTGAGGGCTGCTGGGGTGACCACCGCCCGCGGCCAGATCGCGCCTGAGGATCGGGACTTCTCCCCAATACTCACCAGGGTCAAGGCCGCGAAGCCGGACCTTCTCTACCTTGCACTCCCTAGCCCTTCCCAGGCTGCCGCTCTCATAAAGCAGGCGACGGGGCTGGGGCTGTCTCCCAAGCTCATGGGAGGAGACGGTCTGAAGGAGAGAGACCAGCTCATCGCGGGTGCGGGCGGCAGCGCCCAGGGCATGTGGGTAACGGCTATAGGACGCGACATCAAGGAGGTCCCGGAGGCCCGGGAGTTCATCACCAGATTCGAGGGGAAGCACGGCGCGATGAGCATCTTCTCAGGCCAGAGTTACGAGGCCACGAAGATCCTCATCGAGGCCATGCGCAAGGCAGCCGGGGACGATCCCGCTGGGCTTTCCAGGCAGAAGGTGCTCGAGGCCGTGCACTCGACTAGAGACTACCGTGGCATACTCGGCTTCCCGGTGAGCTTCGATTCCAAGGGCGACGTGGTGGGGGCCAGCATATACGTGTTCCAGGTACAAAAGGATGACTTCGTGCAGGTCAGGGAGTACCCCGTGGAGACCAAGTAG
- a CDS encoding branched-chain amino acid ABC transporter permease, which yields MDQVLVQVPQQIVNGITLGCVYALLALGYSMVYGVLKMLNFAHGDVFMVGAFAGWGVFSLLTRGGSPVVNATFILAAMVLGATAATALLGAVIERLAYRPLRKGSRLAPLISALGVSIILQNMAMLMTSGRAKAIQTELLIPAGAGVHLGGASISVARLLIVGTSVGIMLALDSVVRRTRLGREMRATSQDLEAAEYVGIRTSRVIVSTFIIGSGLAGVAGVMIGLYYMQVDFTLGFSAGIKAFTAAVLGGIGNMRGAMAGGLLLGLTESLGVIVAAPVYKDAIVFTALVAALILRPAGLLGTQVRDRV from the coding sequence ATGGATCAGGTGTTGGTTCAGGTTCCCCAGCAGATCGTAAATGGGATCACTCTGGGGTGCGTTTACGCCTTGCTGGCTCTCGGCTATTCCATGGTCTATGGGGTTCTCAAGATGCTGAATTTCGCCCACGGGGATGTGTTCATGGTGGGCGCCTTCGCCGGGTGGGGGGTATTCTCACTCCTCACCCGGGGGGGTTCCCCAGTTGTCAACGCCACATTCATACTGGCCGCCATGGTCCTCGGGGCGACAGCAGCGACTGCCCTGCTCGGCGCGGTGATCGAAAGGCTGGCATACCGTCCCTTGCGCAAGGGCTCGCGCCTTGCTCCTCTCATCTCGGCCTTAGGTGTGTCCATCATATTGCAGAACATGGCCATGCTGATGACATCAGGCCGCGCCAAGGCCATTCAGACTGAACTTCTGATCCCGGCTGGCGCAGGAGTCCATCTTGGTGGCGCCTCGATATCCGTCGCACGCCTGCTGATCGTCGGGACTTCGGTCGGCATCATGCTCGCCCTCGACTCCGTGGTGCGTCGCACCAGGTTGGGCAGGGAGATGAGAGCCACAAGCCAGGACCTGGAGGCTGCCGAGTACGTGGGGATCAGGACGTCTAGGGTCATAGTGTCCACCTTCATCATCGGCTCCGGCCTTGCAGGGGTGGCGGGAGTAATGATCGGCCTCTACTACATGCAAGTCGACTTCACGCTTGGGTTCTCCGCCGGCATCAAGGCGTTCACTGCGGCAGTGCTCGGAGGCATCGGGAACATGAGAGGAGCGATGGCCGGGGGCCTGCTTCTCGGCCTGACCGAGAGCCTCGGGGTGATCGTGGCGGCCCCAGTCTACAAGGATGCGATTGTGTTCACGGCGCTCGTCGCTGCCCTCATCCTGAGGCCGGCGGGGCTCTTGGGCACCCAAGTCAGAGACAGAGTCTGA